AACGCAGAgaaaatgctttagaaactggTACAACTCTAAATgattaatttatacaaattttatcttatataattataatattttctaaatatttacatGTAGACTTCTTTTTGAAAGTgatagaatataaaatttaatatactgACAAATAAAACATGTTTTATTATAGGTgagttaaatttaataattgtaccAGGTGTGGCATTTAGTACTGATGGTAAATTAAGTTTAGTTTGAATTGAActaattatttaagaaaaaaaatatttatgattttgtaataatttacatCACTATTTATTTCCAATCAGGAAAACGCCTGGGACATGGGATGGGTTATTATGATAAGTTTTTGGAACTTTGTTTGAAGAAACAACAAAATAAACCACACATAATTGCAGTggcatttaatgaacaagtaCAGGAAGATATACCCTCATCAGAATATGATATATTTGTGGATCTTGTACTTACagcaaaataaatatatttgataaagaattaaatttttaacttAAATTTTTTTgtagtaaataatatattaaacggTGAAATATAGTAGATACCAAATTAATCAaacttaattattaataaaatataaaaaaaaataacttacCACTGATAGACTTTTCTTCAATATCAACATAAGTTACTTCAAATTGCTGCTCCGAAGCAATCACTTGCAAAAATTGAACCAAATTTACATCGCCAACATTCAAACAAGTATTCTGTAACAAAAAGatataataaaacaaaatttttaaattttaataaaataattattttgtcatTAAAATGCCTTAAAACTATCAAAAAAGTGTTTGTTTTCAATTAATTACATTACAAACCTGTAATTCAAGTAACTTAACACCAGTCGATGACTTCAGACTTTTATGAAATTGTGAAACTTTAAGACTATGAATAGTTGTTAGTGTTGAAATTTTGCTACCTTTCAGATCAGCGTAATGGGCACTCACATttgaatttctttgtaaaacctataacggacaattaatatatgtaaaaatttaattatatgcTAATCATTGGGGATAGATCACCAATGACTGCATTTACATTGAAAGTAAAATGAAGTGGAAATGATCCAAGCATGTTTATTGTTTGAAACATATGCTGCTGTGTAAATGATTTTTAGTACAGGTCTGTATTAACACATATATTACAGttgtaatttcaaaaattatccgTTATAGATTAAGGATAATCAGAAAGGTAGCTTATACCTCATAATACTGCTTGCAGTGCCAAATCACTTCCACTTCACTaagcatacacacacatacacaaaaACTGTACACATACAAGTACACAAAAGCAAGTTATGTAAATAATGAGTGTTAATATGATATATCATTTATTATGTATCCTTTTGAAATAtgtaaaatgaaagcaaaaaaatGCATAAATGAGACAAAAAGTTAAATATCTTTGTTTACTTAAAGcagaaaaaattgtgtttatttaaagaaacattcATATGTCGTTTcaaaacatttaaaatattaaatttaatatggaTAGTAAAGACCTTCTTACCTCTTCTCCATCAATATTAGCATTTTCAGCATTCATTTCATGTAGAGCTTGCCACATTTTCTGAGCTGCATGCCTCTTAGcaacttttttactttttccttGACCAACCTCACGATATTTTAAAACAGAACAAACAACAGTAAACTGTCTTTCATGTGGTAGACCTTCCTCATTTTCCATTGTATATTTTGGTGGAGGCCAATGACGTGACATACACATTTCTTGCACTGCACCAATTggatttgtaattattttttcttctccaaACCCTGGTAACTCTTGTGAATTTtcagaactaaaaaaataaacgaattacTCTCAATTTTCATGAAAAAGGAAATTGAAAAGAGAATATATATAGTTGAAATTCTTACTCTGGTATATTATTTGGAAGTGGTGAATCTGGATTTTCACTATTCAGTCTACACAATTTATCCAATACAGCTCGTGCAGCACCATGCTTtgcctctttcttcgattttccagtCCCCATTGCTGAAACAATTGGATCTGCTTCAATCGCCAAATACTTATCATTTACCATTTGGATTCAATGATAAGAAAAATAACTAATCTCTATAAATAACAAAAGTTCCAATAAAATGACAAATAATTCTTATTCAAAATACATATTCaacttataattatattttgtttagatttaataaataaataagtatatcAGTGTCCAAGTATagattcaattttcaataatttaaaaaattaataatacttcATCAAAATTAGATACAAACCAACAATATCAGCAACAGTGACGCGATAACGAAAAATAGGCTCGTGAACAGCACCCTCTACTTGTATTAGCTCATACTTTGGTGTTGTGCCCCTACGAGAAAGCAATTCCTGAAGAATAGAAACGGGTGTTTTGCTGGACAATGATTTCATCTCCAATTGAGCAGCCTCACTTATTGGAAGTTTTTCCACCATCAAACTGTGTAATGATAATCGAACTTTGTTACGCCGGTTAACATTATTCGAGTGGTTAGGAACCCCACCTACACTGGCCATCATATTAGGCCCCACCTGTTGTGGTTGATGCATTTCTTCCATTTTTGTAACctgtagaaaaaaataatttcactttCTAAAGAAACCGtttaatacttttaaaaattatatctaaaactttaagaaactatgtaattatattttaacatttatctatgttataattaatatacaattatcaataaaaatattctattaattaaaattaaaattatgaatATAACAACATTAattcaataaattaaaatagatgaaattaaaaataacaatgataaatatttaaacaatttttaaattctttagcAAATATTGGTTTttgtttataattatatataatataattatacaaaacACGTAACGTAATTAAATGAAAACAAactctatttaaaaaattatctgaATCTAATACTCTGATCAGTTAAAACAGATAAGtttattgtagaaaaatttactTGACAAACAAAGTAACACTTTACATTATACAAACTGCAGCTTAAAAGTATTGTCTTCACgtatacacaaaattttcgataatttgACAAATCATACTACTAAGTAGATATATATTTCAGCAATTCATTGTTTACAAAGTTCTCAGGATTAATGGAATAGAGAATACTAAAGACGTGAACCAATGCGTAAAACCGTAAGAAATTCAATAATAATGATGTAACATAATTCTAGTTAAGCAGTTATTGACGAATATAAGTTCTACAGGGTGTAAAACAGTAGGAAAACCGACTGGCGGCCATGATTGTTATAAAATTCATTGATTAATTCTAGTATGTGGAGCATAGAAAATGTAGGAACAAAATATAAAGGTTAAgtcttattattattcaaacaaGAACAAAGTCAGTGACGCCTTTCATCGCTGACAGGGTTCTATTTAAAACGATGATAAAAAGGCGCACAGACCAACCGGTCACAGTATCGTCCGCTATACGAAATCAAAAAAAGTCACTACCTTTACTcacaattttcaaacgttctATATGAATAAACTGGCTCCTTAACAGGCCAATTCCTATGCGAAAAGCGAATCCCGCTTTTTGTGACCGATCCAAGTCTCACAAAAAGCTTGATCCGTTTGACGACAGAAAAATGGTTTGCTGACTACCGGAGAATCTTCCTCGTTTCTGGCTCTGCCGCAGTATGCGATGTGAGCAGTTTTTCTAGACGCAGAAGCACGCGCATCTTTCTGCGCAAATGCATCACTGGCGCTTTAATGGAAACAGATGCTTATTCtattacatttaaaatttttaacaaaatttctacattttgcATTAGAATGCTACCATAAACGTAAATTTTAaaacatatattttaattacagaAAATGTTTCAACTATTTGAAAGatttcttaaattattatttttgaaaattgtttaaatattcgaatgattGAAATCGAATAAATTTGAATGTAACACCTTAATGGTGTAAATTTGTATACAAATGAAGTGTATTAGTCATCtcttttattgttttattacgAATGCATATAAATACAAGTCACAAATTAAAATTCAAGTTAAGTCTTTATAAGTAATGATGTATAGAAGTTCGATAAATgttgttaaataaattaaatattaaaattttaataatgcgTAACGATTTGTAATATTGTTTTTCATTAAAACTGGCGCCATTTTGTGGATTCATCgccattttcaattttaacaattgtttCTTGGCAACAGCGGATGTTGGGGTATTTCGCATTTGTATACCACCTGGAATCATTTCCGGTTGTTGCCCGCTGAAACGGCACAAAGATTGTACGCCATTATTACACACCGACGCTACGGTGTATTATTCCAAACGTTTCTGTCGATTTATAGTACTTTCCATCACATTTATTCAATTTGAAGTTCCACAATGAGTGACATTGAGGTAATTCCtacactttttttttacaaatagaaTTGTTAGTAGAATTTTATAGGCATTACGTTCATAACGACATGCGGCTGACTACAGCCATTATCGATCCATCAACGTTCAACTATATTTTAAGTGTGTGTTatgattttaataatatttcatcaTTCTTTAATGCGAAATAAATTACGGAATTAATCAAAGAGCCATTCCTTTGGTTAATTTTACCGAAATAAATTAGttgttacaaatataatatCTTTATCGTCGATTGAAAGGTTAAGCTTATAAGTAAGTtgttatacttgtaaaaattttatttcattaggTGCAAATTAAAAGaagcaattgaaattttcacatGTATATTAGTACAATGTTAGTAGTGTAATAAGATTCAAATAGCAAACCAAAACTATCAGTTTATACTAATTTACAAATTAAcattattttgataattttgttTTCAGCGAAGTGGTAGTCGTAGTGCAAGTCCCAGAAGACCAAGAACAGCAGATGGAGGTTTAAGAGATTCACGTTCACATTCAAGATCACGCAAATCACGTGAACGTAAAGAATCCCACAGGCCTGTAAAAGAATATTCAAGATCACGCAGCCGTTCAGTATCAAGAGGAAGAAAATCATATCGCAGCAACAAGTATGCCAGTGCAGGTCATCGTGGTAGTAGTCGCAGTCGTAGTCGTTCTCCTTACAGGGGTGGGCGGTATTCTCGAAGCCGATCTCGTTCATACTCACGCTCCCGttattctcgcgaacgtgacAGGAACATCTATCGTTCGCACTCTCGCAGTCCAATGTCGTCTAGACGACGTCATGTTGGAAACAGGGACAATCCTTGTCCTTCCCGATGCCTAGGTGTATTtggactttctattttcacaacTGAGCAACAAATTCATCATATCTTTTCCAAATATGGACCTGTTGAACGTGTACAAGTTGTAATTGATGCAAAGGTACTTAACATTTACACCTTATTGACttaaatgtaatattatttaaatttctctaACAGAAGAAaactaatattaataatataaacccCCTAACTATTACTTTGAATGGGGAATAATAAATTGGGTCAGAGATTTAGAACATTCATTCATTAAGTGCTCATATGAAACGTTAAAGGCCTCTGATCACAAAgaacaaattaatatttattacaatcatGCTATATATTAATGACTTTATACATGCAAAAGGtaatgtaaaaaattcacatttcaGACTGGACGTTCTAGAGGATTCTGCTTTGTATATTTTGAATCATCTGAAGATGCTAAAGTAGCAAAAGAACAATGCACAGGAATGGAAATTGATGGCCGAAGAATAAGGGTAGATTTTTCAATCACACAGCGAGCTCATACACCTACTCCTGGAATTTACATGGGAAAACCTACGCACTTACATGACAGAGGGTGGGATGGACCTAGACGTAGAGAGTGAGTACAGTTTGTTTCtgtgtggttttttttttttgcaatacaGTGACTCAAATATTAAGTTACTACCAcactaaaaatttatgtgttccGGAAAAGAAGCAGTTACAGAGGAAGCTATCGACGTTCACCCAGCCCATACTACAGTCGCAGACGTTCACGCTACGATAGATCTAGATCACGCTCCTATTCACCACGTAAgtttactttttattcttttacgcCGTATTTTAATATAAGCAGTCTACATGGATATGTGTCTCCTTTGaagtaaaatttatattacatcACATGGAATTAACTTAAATTTCCACATTTAGGAAAGTATAAAACTCATTGATTTGATATTGTATAATTCGCTAAATCTTACTATACCAACATTAAAGTACATTATTGTTTTTTACTTATAtataaaagtttcatttttaaattattgtatttaataatatgcctctaaaatgaaatttttgaagTACACATTAAATTACATCCAtaaatgtgtaaaatattttatgaaattgaatatttttaatagaatattATAAAACTTATAATAATGCTGAAACATGTTTCTATATGAacctataaattttatatacttcTTTTGTTTCAATGTAATTTATTTCAGCATTAAAGGATAAAATGATtgcttttaaaacaatttaaatgtacaaagtaatattatttctttAGATGTACACATTGAAATTTCACTTCTGAcaaatatatattgtatttaattgtTTTCAAAGGCACCaatttttgcatttgaaagaaagagaaatgcaCGAAgctaatattgtataaaaacaattttccatttatCATAAAgtttatatacatgtatatggaTATATCAATTCATTATATATACAGTACACATACTAATTTACAAAatcaataaacaaaaatatagagTGTTTAAAAAAATGGAACAAACCAAAATATACATCCTTGTTCAAAAACAAATTGAGAAATTCTTTACCACTTTGCAATCTGAGGCtttactttttcatttactAATGTGACTCCTGAAAtacattatttacatatttacaagTCAACTGATCGTTAcgaccatatatatatatataacctaacacaaagaaatatgtataaaagCTTTTCCCATTCTCAAACAGGTTGCAAAATGgtcaaaaaaatttcaatttctctcTGGGTGAGAAATTAACATATTTCAAATTGTCTGCATGTTTTTTAAACACTCTGTataaaaaagattaattttacatcaaagaaagaataataggagacattaaatattatattatttatgtacaatatgtatttacaaataatacatacatgtatatagtGGTGTTTCTTGTAAATTTACATTACAATGATTTTAATGTCTACAAACTCAGTAGTTTATAACAGAAATTCTTAATTTGGATTCATATTTTCGTAGACCGCTTATATTTAGTTCAAACAAGATGCTTAAGTACAAATAAGTAGTTAAGTTAGCAAGAATGGAAGACAGGAGCATCAAGGAATGCATCCAATAAATCGTACGGTAGTAACTAAGTGTAACCCATAACCTGGGTCAAACAATCATAGTTTTTGTTGCTTAATGAATTTCAGGTCGGTATTAAGTGACACGAGTGTGATGCGAGAGGCCAGGTGTTTGGGAGACCATTTGTGTGACTTGACCCTTTGACCTCAAATTTCTTCTAACAATACTGTACCGGGTCAAAAAATGCAAACGCTACATTCTCACTACTATTCTTACCTTACATAATTCTGCATCATATGCAATTAATATACGGCATTTAAATTACGATATTGTACAATATCAATTAATGAGATAACGTAATATGCAAAGGAGTGTAGCATATTCTTTGCATGAAACAGTAAGGTTAGAATGGACATGAAAAACCTTATTTTCATAATGTTTCTATTGCTTCCTAACAGCTTTATGAAGATAAGGTTTACGTTATTGTAACAGTAATGACTATAATGTGAAGGTTGGAATATAattgagtttctattttcctttGACAATTTAATTATTTGCTTAAAAGTTGTATTCCAGCCATTTGGACATTAATTATCACTGACAAAAAGTGGTATGAATCTGGAAAATATGGTATTCCTAAATGTTTAtatgagaaaagaaagaaagaaagaaaggaaaacaaaacACATTACACACAGAAaagaacgatacaaaacaaaaataaaattaaaaatagaagtAAGTTCTCTAACCTGTTTGTTTGTTTATAAGGTTTTGAATCAAGAGGTATTGGATGATAgagggaagtttgaagtttcaCTCTGAAAAAATGAAAGTTTTGAAAAGTCGAAGACAAGATATCTGAAGATGTTTGTCTTGCTCGAATTTCGAAGATCTGAAGGTTTTTCGCGCTTGTGACAAAGAATATGATCCGAATCGCATTCATTTCCGGCTGAGAAGTCTCAAGCCTAGAAGAACTGCAAGCACTCTGTAAAAAGCAAGCCTCAAGACAGTAAGAAATCGTTGATCGTCAGGCCCCCGACCTGGACATCCAGTGGTTGGGGGTGAAACTGGCCGAACGTTTCAGAAAAAGTTCAAGAAGCATCGAAATCTTTTATAAGTAGGGAAGAGCGTAAGGTGCTCCAAGGTTTATACCGATCATATTCTTTATCAGTTGGTTTGGTTACATGGTATATTCGTAATTAggtgtttataaaataaataaacgtataCCTTCGTCCCCATTCCCTCCACCATCCTAAAACCTCCTGTATCCTTAAGGGTGATGTCctattgttttcattttgtaTAGGAATAAGCAAGCGGCTATTCATATTGAAACAGCTAATAAACAGTGTTTTTAATATAAGTGATTAATTACGTTGAAGTTATCTTTATGAAACCTTTAAAAATTGATTATTGATTGCGATTTTTTTACtttaaattgatattttctttttatacaattttagaaTATACCTGAAGAAACATCTACAAATAATAAGGTAAATCCAAATTTCACATTGATCACTTTTCTTAATAATTTGATCAATTAAAATTAtggtaaaataatacaaagtagGTTCAACGTAAGTTTCGTTCATCGGCAGTTGGAAATTTAGAACATCTATCACATGGTTTTTCTTGAAGAAAAATGACGagtcaaaaaaaaagaatatgaaGCTTTTTtgttcttgaaaaattaaaatctaaTCCGCAAACAAACAGCTTGACTGACTGACCGTATATTACATTTAGAGACAATATTGTCCACGATTCATATAACTTAGAAAAGTAttgtattaaagaaaaatataaaaaaaaaattattttgaatattaacaCAATTGCATTTAACCGACTAAATCTATTTCAACAAAACTAGATCTCAGGATCTAATTAAATTTTGGGTATAATCAGTCCATGGATAATGATGATTATCTCCTAGTTTTTTGCTAATTtaggtgtatatatatatatatatatatatatatattcgttatttataaaaattattaaagaattcttggaaaaaattaaattttgcataaACTTTGTTAAAATAAATGGGCCTATTCTTGGCCAGTGCCGCATCTGCTGTATTTTTATCATAAGTCCCACAAATAAATAAGAACTATCGATAAGTTTGACTCACGGTAGATTAAAATATAACAAACAGTTAAGAACCCTAATGGTGGAgcttgaattaaaaatttattataaacaaGAATCTTCAAAAAGAACTAAGAATATTATTGAGGAGAATTTCATCTGAAATAGATTAAATTCCGGTTAGTTTTTACTAAAATCATATAGATAAATAGTAACTTGATGAATTCTATTATATTTCAAACTATTTGGGAAATAACTGATTTCCAACACGACGTAATATAGTGATTCTATTTGGATTCACGGAATAAACTTTGTAAAGAAACAGCCGTAACCAAAATCATATTGTTCGATTCATATGTtatctttcgatgaaaataaaccCGTGTGTGAAAAATATCATATCAAAACGCCCCCATAGAAACACGGAGTTATAATTGTTGTCTGTAACATCGTATGTACGATTGAAACAAGAAATCATGGAACATCTCGAAATCGGTTTGTTATTGAAACTTTGTTTAATTGGTATAATAACAATAAATTGTAATGCTGCAGTACTGAAAGACTCATATCAGAGTCAAATATCTACATACGGATTATACAATGCCAGTGATAATGTGGTTATCTTAAATGTCACTAATTTTAAATCATCTGTCTACGGAGATACTAAAGGATGGTTAGTCGAATTTTATAATAGTTGGTGCGGCTTTTGTTTTCGATTCGCACCTTTGTGGAAAGCTTTCGCTAATGATGTTtatggtaaatattataattttttaaaagtatcAAATTGCAAGATGTATAATgtcaagtatttaaaaaatatatataagatagtatataaaaatcattgcaaaagattatttatgttttaattcatttattaattgGTCTTTTTGTTTAATCCAATTATGAAAACTTGAATTTATAACATAAATGATTCTCAGATAGTCAGCAAGtatgattttaaatatttatataatattctatATGACTTAATTCAATTCAAAAATATGTTTAAGTTTAATTCGATGCATAATGTTTTATACAGAAACAATTTATTTAGTATTAGgacaaatttttgaaacaaatgtatttttgagtatatattgtatataacattaaatatactttacaaataatttatttcagtaATTTTTTTTAGCATGGAAAGATATTGTAGTAATTGCTGCAATAGATTGTGCAGATGATGACAATAATCCAATTTGTCGCGAATATGAGATTATGCATTATCCAAtgctcaaatatttttctgtaaatGCACATCCACCATCATTAGGATTACTAATGGAAAAATATGATAGCGTCAATGAACTTAGATATAATTTAATTGATTTATTGGAAGAAGAACAGCAAGAAGGACGTGGTACTTCATGGCCTAATATTACACCATATAGGTATatagataattatatttttctagtgcacatttctattatttctataaataaaacttaattaCTTTTATATCAAATGTTATAGAAATTATGAAACTACAAATATTTGGAAAGCAGTACAAAATAGTGTAAAATACTTCTTTTTACTATTTGAAAAGACAGATTCACACTTGGGTGCAGAAGTTATATTAGACATGTACAAAATCCCATCACTACAAATAAGAAGGGTAACGTCTGATAATGAATTATTATCTGAGACAAATAAAATTACCAATTTTCCAAGTTTAATAGTTTTCAGTCGTAATGACACTCAAAAATCTCTTAAAATCAGAGTACCTACCAGAGAAGGTACCTACAATACTATTAAAGAATTCATGATTTCGAAAGGAGAATATATtaatgaacaaatatttgtgAAAAACCATTCGATAGAAACTGTAAATCATAAATCAATTACTAGTACTTCAAAACAATCCCAAGAaacagaaatggtagaaaacatAGAAATAACTAGTGATCATTTATATCAACTAGATTTGGAGAATACTTTGAGATATTCAATCAGTCATGAAATTCCACTACATAAagtaataaaagaagaaaatatggaTGCATTAAAGAAGTACCTGAATGTACTAGCTGAatattttcccctaagacacAGCAATATCTTTTTAGAAACTATTCGCGATATtattaaaaagagaaataatataTCTGGAGAGGAATTCAGTCAAATAGTAAAATCCACAGAGGAAGAAATGTCGCCTATATATTCTGGAGCCTCACAGTGGGTTGGATGCAAAGGAAGTACAGAAGTATATCGTGGATATACTTGTGGTCTTTGGACAATGTTTCATATGTTAACAGTTAATTTTGCTATTGAACATGCACCAAGAAAGGTACTAGAAGCAATGCATGGgtatataaaacatttttttggTTGTGCAGAGTGCTCTCAACATTTTGTACAAATGGCTGCACAAAATAAAATGTTTGATGTATCTAATATTAATGATAGTATTCTATGGCTATGGTCGGCTCATAATGAAGTAAATGCAAGATTGTCAGGTGATGATACAGAAGATCCTAAACATAAGAAGATCCAATATCCAGCAGCAGAACATTGTCCAAATTGCAGATATGAAAATGGTACATGGAATGAGAAAAACGTTTTACACTATCTGAAAACAAAGTATAGCTATAAAAGAATCAATTATTACGGTTCAACTAACAGACATAGGAATAATGatgataaaatgaaaataagacaGGAAAGActtgtattaaataaatatacaaatagtaAAAAGCTTGGATGGGATTTTACCATTTTTGATATAAGCATTTGTGTTGTGCTGTATGTTACATCTGCTATCATACTTATATTAGTCTGTATAAAGTTTGCAGTGAAAAGAACATACAGAAAAAGAGCATATGTTAGCTTACTTGGCAAAATATGACTTTTATTTCTATTCATTAaaacttgtaaaattaaaaaaaaaagacattttAAAAGAGTTAATAAGAAAATCATTGAAACATAACtgtttatatattgtatgtaaatattttattcctttttcttttgtcacaatattatttcttttataagaaTGTAATGCTTGCAGTAAGCTTTGATTGTTTTTTTATATGTTGACTAAAATTATTACACATAAGTCATAGtagtatgtatttatttttgtttgatACGAGTATTGTATATTTGAAATCATTATATTCAAGTGAAGAATGTGATAACTTTGTAAGTTTAATATATAACATTTTATAATGCGATTATCTTCCTTGTTGCAATATAACTTTTTTACAAGAGTTTATTATTTCATCACAGATATAAGATTGCAAAGTTTGATACagatattattgtatatttaaaatgattGTGTTGAAGTGGAAAATATGTAATAGGAAACAGTTGAAATTCACCATATAACATTGAATAATATGTATACTTTAAAACTAGTCTTAATATTGTACAATCAAACTCTGTCattcatttataatatttttaatctatACGAGAATAGAAATCCTCGCACAAATATTTTCAGATTTTTACATGTAAATATTGAAATCAAATTCTTCAGCTGGTAGTTTATTCACATTTATGTAACTTGtttaataaagataaaaaataaatataaattaactaatgtatacatatttaaatttacatttttgtaaataataaggATTTATAGTACAATCGTAGAAAATGATTTATATCTTAATTGCTTCCAACATTATATGTTTGAATATAGATACATAATAGAGATTAATAAATTTGGAACACGATACTCAAAACTGCAGCatagtatattttatatttttaaatctaaAATGCAATATGTTAATTATGTAATTTAATGTTTTAATAAAAAGTTagacaattaatatttatttatttttagaatttgaaTATTGCCATGAACTTAATGTATCCCACACTATGCCGTTATGTGGTAATTGAGATGTTACATAAGGAATTATCCATGTAAGATACCATCGATCACCTAATACCTCCTTAGTATTTTGCTTCCACCCTAAATTATATGCAGAGATCTTTTTATTACTTTCATTAGCTACATTACCATTAAACATTagagaaaaatgataaatgCACAGGGCCCCTGTGTATAACATTCCTACTGCAGATACA
This window of the Ptiloglossa arizonensis isolate GNS036 chromosome 5, iyPtiAriz1_principal, whole genome shotgun sequence genome carries:
- the LOC143146546 gene encoding sulfhydryl oxidase 1 isoform X1 — encoded protein: MEHLEIGLLLKLCLIGIITINCNAAVLKDSYQSQISTYGLYNASDNVVILNVTNFKSSVYGDTKGWLVEFYNSWCGFCFRFAPLWKAFANDVYAWKDIVVIAAIDCADDDNNPICREYEIMHYPMLKYFSVNAHPPSLGLLMEKYDSVNELRYNLIDLLEEEQQEGRGTSWPNITPYRNYETTNIWKAVQNSVKYFFLLFEKTDSHLGAEVILDMYKIPSLQIRRVTSDNELLSETNKITNFPSLIVFSRNDTQKSLKIRVPTREGTYNTIKEFMISKGEYINEQIFVKNHSIETVNHKSITSTSKQSQETEMVENIEITSDHLYQLDLENTLRYSISHEIPLHKVIKEENMDALKKYLNVLAEYFPLRHSNIFLETIRDIIKKRNNISGEEFSQIVKSTEEEMSPIYSGASQWVGCKGSTEVYRGYTCGLWTMFHMLTVNFAIEHAPRKVLEAMHGYIKHFFGCAECSQHFVQMAAQNKMFDVSNINDSILWLWSAHNEVNARLSGDDTEDPKHKKIQYPAAEHCPNCRYENGTWNEKNVLHYLKTKYSYKRINYYGSTNRHRNNDDKMKIRQERLVLNKYTNSKKLGWDFTIFDISICVVLYVTSAIILILVCIKFAVKRTYRKRAYVSLLGKI
- the LOC143146546 gene encoding sulfhydryl oxidase 1 isoform X2 — protein: MHYPMLKYFSVNAHPPSLGLLMEKYDSVNELRYNLIDLLEEEQQEGRGTSWPNITPYRNYETTNIWKAVQNSVKYFFLLFEKTDSHLGAEVILDMYKIPSLQIRRVTSDNELLSETNKITNFPSLIVFSRNDTQKSLKIRVPTREGTYNTIKEFMISKGEYINEQIFVKNHSIETVNHKSITSTSKQSQETEMVENIEITSDHLYQLDLENTLRYSISHEIPLHKVIKEENMDALKKYLNVLAEYFPLRHSNIFLETIRDIIKKRNNISGEEFSQIVKSTEEEMSPIYSGASQWVGCKGSTEVYRGYTCGLWTMFHMLTVNFAIEHAPRKVLEAMHGYIKHFFGCAECSQHFVQMAAQNKMFDVSNINDSILWLWSAHNEVNARLSGDDTEDPKHKKIQYPAAEHCPNCRYENGTWNEKNVLHYLKTKYSYKRINYYGSTNRHRNNDDKMKIRQERLVLNKYTNSKKLGWDFTIFDISICVVLYVTSAIILILVCIKFAVKRTYRKRAYVSLLGKI